One segment of Paramagnetospirillum magnetotacticum MS-1 DNA contains the following:
- a CDS encoding chemotaxis protein CheB has protein sequence MRKKIKVLIVEDSLVVRELLKHIIGSDERFEVMAAVTSAEECLDLLETQQPDVISLDIRLPGMNGLDATLKIMSRRPTPIVVVAAQVDDNELNIAMNALRAGALSVVEKPVGVTNAGYETMAAKICTQLAIMSQVQVVRQGISRGLNFGSDDAPPQPLQGGAVNYSMVGIVASTGGPQALVQLLGGLGADFPLPILLVQHITSSFLEGFVTWLSGATPFEVRIASEDEKPLPGRVYVAPVDRHLGLIHGHLAIFDSPAVCNQKPSGTVLFAAMAREMGKHAIGVVLTGMGTDGSDGLRQMADKGAYTIVEDASTCVVNGMPAAAAKLGAARETLPLPAIASRLRDLALGGDK, from the coding sequence ATGAGAAAGAAGATCAAGGTCCTGATCGTCGAGGATTCCCTGGTCGTTCGGGAGTTGCTGAAACACATCATCGGTTCGGACGAGCGTTTCGAGGTGATGGCGGCGGTGACCAGCGCCGAGGAATGCCTGGATCTGCTGGAGACCCAGCAGCCCGACGTCATTTCGCTCGACATCCGTCTGCCCGGCATGAACGGCTTGGATGCCACGCTCAAAATCATGTCGCGCCGCCCAACCCCAATCGTGGTCGTGGCGGCCCAGGTGGACGACAACGAGCTTAACATCGCCATGAACGCGCTGCGCGCCGGTGCCCTTTCGGTGGTGGAAAAGCCGGTGGGCGTGACCAATGCCGGTTATGAGACCATGGCGGCCAAGATCTGCACCCAGCTGGCGATCATGAGTCAGGTCCAGGTAGTGCGCCAAGGCATCAGCCGAGGTCTGAATTTCGGCAGTGACGACGCGCCGCCTCAGCCACTTCAGGGCGGTGCCGTGAACTATTCCATGGTCGGCATCGTGGCTTCCACCGGCGGCCCCCAGGCCCTGGTGCAGTTGCTGGGCGGGTTGGGCGCCGATTTTCCCCTGCCGATCTTGCTGGTCCAGCATATCACGTCCAGTTTTCTCGAAGGCTTCGTGACCTGGCTTTCGGGTGCCACCCCCTTTGAAGTCCGCATTGCCAGCGAGGACGAGAAGCCGCTTCCGGGACGGGTCTATGTGGCTCCCGTCGATCGCCATCTGGGGTTGATTCATGGCCATCTGGCCATTTTCGATTCGCCCGCCGTCTGTAATCAGAAGCCGTCGGGGACCGTCTTGTTCGCCGCCATGGCGCGCGAGATGGGCAAGCATGCGATCGGCGTGGTGCTGACCGGCATGGGCACCGATGGTTCGGATGGGTTGCGCCAAATGGCCGACAAGGGGGCCTATACCATCGTGGAGGATGCCTCCACCTGCGTGGTCAACGGCATGCCCGCCGCCGCCGCCAAGCTGGGCGCGGCGCGCGAGACCTTGCCGCTGCCCGCCATTGCCTCAAGATTGCGTGACCTCGCCCTGGGAGGAGACAAGTGA
- a CDS encoding response regulator: protein MTDSHLILIVEDSVTQALKLQLVMEQEGFETVCAHSGEAALEEINRRRPSLIIVDYHLPGIQGDELCRQIHMDITTRSIPLMMLTADETSAAELHGLESGADDFVAKSEDPEILLLRVHNLLRKARREAVNVEVGRSLFRRARVLIIDDSATYRESLAQELTDEGCDVTQVTSGGEGLLALAECDFDCVMVDMVMPGMDGIAVCKELSKLRADSAAPLVVLMLSAYEHKENVARALEAGADDFVGKSTEMSLLRARLRALLRRKFLLEQNQRIVEEIRLREMETLRAKAEKEAAEARAALAEGLARANRELEEANTKLQETQVHLIQSEKMASLGQLVAGIAHEINNPLSFALSNVFTIENWLAAVMAEAAPCLAEDHLVKLDKARKRIADTGQGLERVRELVVKLRTFSRLDEGEFKTVDIKDAVESVLLFLRHKMSDRIEVRRNYMADNMLACYAGQLNQVIMNVVANAVDAIEGKGTITVRTFRQDGMFAIAVADTGSGIPAEIRERIFDPFFTTKPVGQGTGLGLSISYGIIKSHDGRIEVSSDPGQGTEIRILIPVNLVGA from the coding sequence GTGACCGACAGCCATCTCATCCTCATTGTCGAGGACTCGGTGACTCAGGCCTTAAAGCTGCAATTGGTTATGGAGCAGGAGGGGTTCGAGACCGTCTGCGCCCATTCCGGCGAGGCGGCCTTGGAGGAGATCAACCGCCGCCGCCCCAGCCTGATCATCGTCGATTACCATCTGCCGGGCATTCAGGGCGACGAATTGTGCCGTCAGATCCATATGGACATCACCACGCGCAGTATTCCGCTGATGATGCTCACCGCCGATGAAACCTCGGCGGCGGAACTGCACGGTCTGGAAAGCGGCGCCGACGATTTCGTCGCCAAGTCAGAGGACCCCGAGATCTTGCTGCTGCGGGTCCACAATCTGCTGCGCAAGGCCCGGCGCGAGGCGGTCAATGTGGAGGTCGGCCGTTCGCTGTTCCGGCGCGCCCGCGTCCTGATCATCGATGACAGCGCAACCTATCGCGAAAGCCTGGCGCAGGAACTGACCGACGAAGGCTGCGACGTCACCCAGGTGACCAGCGGCGGCGAGGGGCTGCTGGCGCTGGCCGAATGCGACTTCGACTGCGTCATGGTCGATATGGTGATGCCCGGAATGGACGGCATCGCCGTGTGCAAGGAGTTGTCCAAGCTGCGCGCCGACAGCGCCGCGCCCCTGGTGGTGCTCATGCTGTCGGCTTACGAGCACAAGGAGAACGTCGCCCGCGCGCTGGAGGCCGGTGCCGACGATTTCGTGGGCAAATCCACCGAGATGAGCCTGTTGCGCGCCCGGCTGCGCGCCCTGCTGCGCCGCAAGTTCCTGCTGGAGCAGAACCAGCGCATCGTCGAAGAAATCCGCCTGCGCGAGATGGAGACCTTGCGCGCCAAGGCAGAGAAGGAGGCCGCCGAGGCCCGCGCCGCCCTGGCCGAGGGACTGGCCCGCGCCAATCGCGAACTGGAAGAGGCCAATACCAAGCTGCAGGAGACCCAGGTTCACCTGATCCAGTCGGAAAAGATGGCCTCTCTGGGTCAGCTGGTGGCCGGTATCGCCCACGAGATCAACAACCCTCTGTCCTTCGCGTTGTCCAACGTCTTCACCATCGAGAACTGGCTGGCCGCCGTGATGGCCGAGGCCGCGCCCTGCCTGGCCGAGGACCATCTGGTCAAGCTGGACAAGGCCAGGAAGCGCATCGCCGATACCGGCCAGGGGCTGGAACGGGTGCGCGAACTGGTGGTCAAGCTCAGGACCTTCTCGCGCCTGGACGAGGGCGAGTTCAAGACCGTCGATATCAAGGATGCGGTGGAATCCGTCCTCTTGTTCCTGCGCCACAAGATGAGCGACCGCATCGAGGTCCGGCGCAATTACATGGCCGACAATATGCTGGCCTGTTATGCCGGGCAGCTCAATCAGGTGATCATGAACGTGGTGGCCAATGCGGTGGACGCCATCGAGGGCAAAGGCACGATCACCGTGCGCACCTTCCGCCAGGACGGCATGTTCGCCATCGCCGTGGCCGATACCGGTAGTGGCATCCCGGCCGAAATCCGGGAACGCATCTTCGATCCGTTCTTCACCACCAAACCGGTGGGCCAGGGGACCGGTCTGGGATTGTCCATTTCCTACGGTATCATCAAGAGCCATGATGGCCGTATCGAGGTGTCGAGCGATCCGGGGCAGGGGACGGAAATCCGTATCCTGATCCCAGTCAATCTCGTAGGGGCCTGA